One window of Misgurnus anguillicaudatus chromosome 13, ASM2758022v2, whole genome shotgun sequence genomic DNA carries:
- the LOC129431761 gene encoding uncharacterized protein gives MLRVSERPVLRWPPGDAVRDSALSHLAFIQTGTSRLLFISYACAHVSQDFPYINNLACDWRSPTGFSPSSNRVRGHGHGSHSSTRGPLSDVWFGVCNSPRREDGCTIPRLRRLYGVSEAHCRRFEPEQRLTSPHNEAVTSYLVGSILASPHLTAENDDIVSACKTYYESVHRSFRYKQPELASRAENAKSLARSRSRRKRLLEARRSVLAEGEMDI, from the exons atgctacgagtgagcgagcgccctgtcctaagatggccgccaggtgatgccgttagggactccgccttgagccatctagcctttatacaaaCCGGCACATCGCgtttgttgtttatatcatACGCATGCGCGCACGTCTCACAAGATTTTCCTTATATCAATAACCTCGCGTGTGATTGGAGGAGCCCGACAGGCTTCTCGCCTTCGTCCAATCGCGTGCGAGGTCATGGCCACGGCTCACACAGCAGTACAAGAGGACCATTAAGCGATGTTTGGTTTGGTGTTTGTAACTCTCCAAGAAGAGAAGACGGGTGCACAATCCCAAGATTGCG GAGGCTGTACGGCGTCTCTGAGGCACACTGCAGGCGCTTTGAACCAGAGCAAAG ACTAACGTCGCCTCATAACGAAGCCGTGACCTCCTATTTGGTTGGGTCTATTTTAGCAAGTCCACATTTAACTGCTGAGAATGACGACATTGTTT CTGCCTGTAAGACGTATTATGAGTCGGTTCACCGGAGCTTCAGATACAAACAACCTGAACTCGCATCGCGGGCGGAAAATGCGAAAAGTTTAGCTCGGAGTCGATCCAGAAGAAAAAGG TTGCTGGAAGCGAGACGAAGTGTGCTGGCTGAGGGTGAGATGGACATTTGA